TCGACCAGATGAAAGATCCCAAGATAGCAGCACTGTTCGGAACGGATGGTAAGGCTGATCTCATCAACTGCGATCCCGGCTGGAGCTGCGGCGACGTGGTCGAATACCAGCTCGATAAGTTCGGCCTCAAGGATACGGTGAAGTCTGTTCGCGGTAAGTACGAAGCCTTGATGGTCGAGGCCGTCGCCCGCGCGAAACGAGGCGAACCGGTATTTTTCTATGCCTGGAGCCCCTCTTGGATGAACAAGGCGCTGCAGCCAGGCAAGGATGTCGTATGGTTGCCGACACCGTTCGATGCGCTTCCGCCAAGTGTACCAAGCTCGGGAACGAACGCTGTTGCGAACGTCGAGGGTTGCGCTGGCGCTGCAAATCCGTGCCGCATGGCAATGGCTGCCTGGAATTGGACGGCGGTCGGCAATAAAGAATTCCTGAAAGAGAACCCGGAAGTGAAGTCCTTCGTCGAAAACATGTCTTTCCCTCTGTCGACATGGTCGAGCTGGGAGCAGGCGATTAGCCAGAAGGGCGGCAGTGACGCAACGGTTCGTGGCCTTTCGGATGCGTGGCTGAGTGAGAACAAGGCTCTGCTTGACGGTTGGATTACGGCGGCCAAATCCGCGAATTAAACCTAAGCCGATTGAGTTACTATACCAAGTATGAATGGCGGAGGTGCGCCGGAACCTCCGCCGTTTTTCTTGAGTTTTCCAATTATCAGATGAAAGCGCAGAGTTTTCTGCGGATTAAGATGGTCCTGGCTGTATTGCACGCACCAGGTGGTGTTGCAGGTTTTTGCCTTTCAACCGATATCGGCGGACAGGCAGGTGCCTCGCATCGTCGCACAGCGGGCGGTTCCTGCCCATCGGCGAAGCTTTCTTCTGAAAACTGTTACGTCCTGCATGACTGTAGGGTGATGCAATGGGGCACCCAGACGCGCCAACCCTACACAGGGCCGCCCGGATTTCGCAAAATACGGTTAGCATTATTTCCGGTCAGCCGAGTATACCGAACCTCCCGACGGGCGCCATCTCGTAACGAAAAGACGGATCGTCCATCCGCTGCATCATTACGGTTTTCGCATCGACAAGGCGGCAATGTCGCTTGAAATGGTGTTGATCGCCGATACCACACTGGCATGCGAGGAGTTGACATCAAAAGTGCGGGCTTTCGCCCGCACCGGAAATCCAGCTTTAATAGCCGCAGGCGACCGAGGTCAGAGTTTCGCGGCGATGGCTCCGGCTACATCCGACGTAGACGCGGTACCGCCCTGATCGTTAGGCTTCGTCGGAAACAGCATCCCGCCATTCTCCACCGACATAGGCTTTCTCGATAAAAAGCGAAGGGTCTTTCAAACCGTGCCTGGTCATGGTCGTCCTTTAAAGTGTTCAGTAAAGAGAGTTGCGGTCGACGAGGCCGACCATCGTCTTGCCCGCGCGGTGACGGCGGATGTTGTCGATGATGGCATCGACCGCCGTATCCGGCTGGGTCATGCTGGCGGTATGAGGCGTGAGGAAGATCTTCTCGTTTCTCCAGAACGGATGCCCCGGCTCCAAAGGCTCGGGCTCGGTGACATCAAGGATCGCGCGTGAGAGTTGCCCCGTTGCCAGGGCGGCGAGAAGGTCGTTGTG
This genomic interval from Agrobacterium fabrum str. C58 contains the following:
- the proX gene encoding glycine betaine/L-proline ABC transporter substrate-binding protein ProX, translated to MTLNFKSFALLASTIVAASLPVLSSASAAELPGDGKTIRFAQSDSLGANYVVAKIVTKGFEALGYKVKLSTVNTTLFFQAVAQGDLDIATDINFPQREPGFRKVADKADMIGKGLIEGGGINGYLIDKKTADAYNIKTLDQMKDPKIAALFGTDGKADLINCDPGWSCGDVVEYQLDKFGLKDTVKSVRGKYEALMVEAVARAKRGEPVFFYAWSPSWMNKALQPGKDVVWLPTPFDALPPSVPSSGTNAVANVEGCAGAANPCRMAMAAWNWTAVGNKEFLKENPEVKSFVENMSFPLSTWSSWEQAISQKGGSDATVRGLSDAWLSENKALLDGWITAAKSAN